A region of the Lysobacter sp. K5869 genome:
AGCCCTGAAGGATTCCCGCCCTCCATGCCCCTCTACCGTTACCAAGCGCTCAATGCCCGCGGCGAAATGCTGGATGGGCAGATGGAAGCCGCCGGCGTCGCCGAGGTGGTGGCTCGCCTGCAAGAGCAGGGCCATCTGCCGGTGGACACCCGACTGGCCAGCGAAGGCGGCGGCGGTTCGAGCTGGCGCGGCTTGTTCAAGCCCAAGCCGTTCACCGGCGCGCGGCTGGTGCAGTTCACCCAGCAGCTGTCGACGCTGCTCGGCGCCGGCCAGCCGCTCGACCGCGCGCTGACCATCCTGCTCGACCTGCCCGAGGACGAAGCCGCCAAGAGCACCGTCGCCGACATCCGCGACGCGGTGCGCGGCGGCACCTCGCTGTCGGTGGCGCTGGAGCGGCAGCACGGCACGTTCTCGCGCCTCTACATCAACATGGTCCGCGCCGGCGAGGCCGGCGGCAATCTGCACGAAACCCTGGCCCGGCTCGACGATTACCTCGAACGCAGCCGCCAGTTGCAGGGGCGGGTGATCAACGCGCTGATCTATCCGGCGATCTTGTTGCTGATGGTCGGCGCCAGCTTGCTGTTCCTGCTCGGCTATGTGGTGCCGCAGTTCGGCGCGATGTACGAAAGCCTCGACGCGCAATTGCCGATGTTCACCCAGGTCGTGCTGTGGGCCGGCACGTTCGTGCGCAACTGGTGGATCGTGCTGATCGCGGTGCCGGCGCTGGCGGTGTTGTGGTTCGACCGCAAGCGCCGCGATCCGGCGTTCCGCGAGGCGCTCGACGATTGGCTGCTCAAGCGCAAGTTCGTCGGCGCGCTGATCGGCAAGATCGAGACCGCGCGGCTGGCGCGCACGCTCGGCACTCTGGTGCGCAACGGCGTGCCGCTGATGACCGCGCTCGGCATCGGCCGCAACGTGCT
Encoded here:
- a CDS encoding type II secretion system F family protein, translating into MPLYRYQALNARGEMLDGQMEAAGVAEVVARLQEQGHLPVDTRLASEGGGGSSWRGLFKPKPFTGARLVQFTQQLSTLLGAGQPLDRALTILLDLPEDEAAKSTVADIRDAVRGGTSLSVALERQHGTFSRLYINMVRAGEAGGNLHETLARLDDYLERSRQLQGRVINALIYPAILLLMVGASLLFLLGYVVPQFGAMYESLDAQLPMFTQVVLWAGTFVRNWWIVLIAVPALAVLWFDRKRRDPAFREALDDWLLKRKFVGALIGKIETARLARTLGTLVRNGVPLMTALGIGRNVLNNRVLAADVDVAAEEVKNGVALSTALAKGKRFPRLAVQMIQVGEESGALDAMLMKTAETFEQDTGMALDRMLAALVPVVTVVLASIVGTVVMAVLLPLYDLTNQIG